Genomic window (Candidatus Bathyarchaeia archaeon):
GGCCTAAAATAGCCGTAGTGGATGAGCCGACAGCCCAGATTGACGTTGTTGGCAAGCATAAGATTTGGAGGATGCTTCGGGAACTATGTGATGAAGGAACCACCATAATCCTTGCAACCAACGAGCTTTACGAGGCTGACGTGCTCTCCGATCGGGTTGGCATAATGCATAGGGGCAAGCTGCTCGTATGCGACACTCCTCAAAGGCTTAAGGATAGCATTGTAGGCGGCGACATAGTTGAAATCAAATTTGAAGCCGAGCCCTCACCGGAAACTGTTGAGGAGCTAAGCCATTTCAAGGAGGTTGTAAAGGTTATCAGGGCTGGGGCTTCCACGCTGCGTCTCTACCTAAACAAGGTTGAGGAGGTTGTGCCGAAAATCATGGAGGAGCTTATGAAGGAGGGGGCTGCCGTTTCCTCTATCCGCATGAGCGAGCCAAGCTTGGATGATGTGTTCGCCCACTATACGGGCTTAACCCTCGAAGAGGCGGAGAAAGGGGGACACTGAAGACGCGGAAGCTCCTATATGTTGTGGAGCGAGATGTTCGCCTATTCTTCCAATACAAAGTCATGGTTATTATGAGGGCTATTTGGTTTGTTTCCCAAATAGCCTTTTTCGGGCTTATAGCATCCCGCATGGTTGCCGTGGAGGATTACTTCCGCTACTATGTTGGCGGCTTATCCGTCATGACGCTTTACTCGGCAGCCATATTCATTGGTTTCGACATATATGAGGAAGCTGAGCATGGGGTCTTCGAATACCTTCTAAGCCTACCAGTTACAAGGAGGCAGCTTGTTCTTGGGCGTTCCATCGGAGGGGGACTCCGCGCCTTCATATACGTGGCACCGCTCATGTGCATAGCCCTCTACGTCATTGGCATAGCGAATCCGCTTAACTTTCTCATAGCTTTGTTTTCGCTTTTCCTCTTCGCCTTCGGAGTCTCCGGAATGAGCATAACCTTAGCCGTTGCAATAAAATCCAGCGATCGCTTCGACATCCTTATGGGAGTTTTAGATGCACTAATCGTCCGCCTAAGCACAGCCATGTATCCATTAAGCTTTGTTAAGGAGGCAAATCCCCTTTACGGATGGATTGCCAACTTTAACCCGGTCACTTACGCCGCTGAGCTTTTCCGCTGGGGTGCTGGGATTGAATCCCTCATATCTTTTGACAACCCGCTTCTGCCCCTCCTTGGAATAGTCATGTTTTTCGGCTTCTTCATGTTTGTGGGTATAGTGCTCTATGACAAGAGCATAGAGGGCGGTGGATGGCGGTGAAGAGGCACATCGTGTACATCCTTGAAAATGATTTTAGAAATTTCTTCCGCTACAAATGGTGGCTTGTAGGCTTGATAAGCATGAACCTAGCTGACCTGTTTATTATGGCGATAGTCTATAACCGAATGCTGAATCCTGAGATAATCCAGCAAATAAAAAGCTACTTCAACTTCTTCGCGCCCGGATTAACCGTTACAGGCTTGTTTGCATCTGCATTCATGATTGGACGAGAGGTAAACATGGAGAAAAGGCGGGAGGTCCATCAATATCTACTAAGCCTGCCTATGACTAGGTTTGAGCTTGCCTTTGGACGGGTGCTTTCCGGGGGGCTGCGGGGCATGATGTACATGTCCCCCCTTCTCTTAACATGCTTCGCCTTTGTTGGGCTTCCAACGCTGACTCAGTTTTTCATAATACTGTGTGTGCTGTTCTTTCTAGCCATGGGAATTTCCGGCTTAAGCATAGCCATAGCTGTTTCCACAAGAAGCATAGACAAGTTTGTAACTGCAAGGGGCTTGGTTTATTATCTGCTGTTCTTCTGCAGCAGCGTCTTTTATCCATTCTCTCTAATTGAACAGCTTGGTCGGGAGGGCAAGTTTCCGCTTTTCTTGGTGCAATTTGCAAGGATAAACCCGTTGAGCAATGCCTCAGATCTTATACGCTCCTTCCTCCTGGGAACTCCCTCCTTTTCGCCTGAAATGATCATCAGCGTTCTGGTTTTTTCAGTCGTTTTTACGGGCTTAGCGGCTTTCGCCTACATAAAGTTGATTGAACGAGCATAATTTTGAAGTTAAATTTATGTGCATGATCGCCTAAACTCTTCTTTCTCCCTTTAATTTGAAGGTTAACCCAGATGTGCAGCGTGAAGACTCTCTTTGAACCAAAAACGGTTCTGCTAGTGGGCTCCAGCCGCGTCAAGGAGAAGGTTGGGCTGGCGTCGCCATGGCTCTTCGAAAACATCATCTACAATATGCGAAAATTTTTCAAAGGGAAAATCTACATCCTCGACATCGATGGAAAAGCTGGTTTTGGCAGTATTGAGGAGTTGCCGGAAATCCCTGAGTTGGCAGTTGTCATGCTGCCTCCAAGGGATTCTCTACGCTATGTTGAAGGGTGTGCCGCTTCCGGAGTGAAAGCCTTCATATTAATAACGGGCGGTTATAAGGATGACCAGCGCCGGCAACTCTTGAAAGTGAAAGAGGAATATGGCGTTAGAATCCTGGGACCCAACACTGTTATGGGTGTCATAAACACGGCTAATGGGTTGAATACAACCTTTGAGAGGGATGTCATGCCGAAAAGGGGAAACATCGCCATCATCTCTCAAAGCGGTGGAGTGGGCGCATGCCTCCTTGACTGGGCATGCTTCTACGGCGTGGGCTTAAGCAAAGTCGCTTTCATGGGCGATAAGGTGGACGTGGACGACGCTGATATGGTTAAGTATTTTGGCGAAGACGCGGAGACTAGGGTTATATGCCTATACATGGAGGGCGTAAAAAACGGTAGACGCTTTATAGAAGAGGCTAGAAAAGTTGTGGGGAGAAAACCCATCATAGCATTAAAGGGCGGAGCAACCCAAGAATCCGCCCATAGAGCTAGGTCGCACACCGCCTCCATGGCGGGAGCAGATGAAGTTTTTGATGCCGCCTTCAAAAAGGCTGGAATAATCCGGGTTGGAGACGTAGAGGAGCTTATGAATGCGGCGTTGGCTCTCTCCAAGCAGCCGCCAATGATGGGCGACAATGTGGCCATAGTGAGCAACGTGGGTGGTCCGGCTATACTTGCAGCTGACGCTGTGGTTAGAAACAATCTTAAGCTTGCCAGACTTTCAGAAAGGACGAAAAATGAAATTGAGAAGGCTTATCCTGGTGTGGATGCAGTAAACCCTATCGATTTGATAGCGGATGCTAGAGCGGAAAGATTTCAGAAGGTTTTAGATCTCGTTTTAGCCGATGAAAATGTTGACGGAGTTCTCGTGATAAACATGCTTAAATCATGCTTTTTTGAACCCGAGGATGCGAAGGTGATTCCAGAGGTGGCGGCTAAACATCCCTACAAGCCTGTTGTGGATGTGCCAGCTGGTGGCGAGGACTTTAAACTCGTCTATGATGTGATCGGTGAAAGTCCAATACCCCTCTATAATTTGCCAGAAAAAGGCGTTAAAGCCCTAAAAGCCCTGAGACTTTACGGGAAAATTCTGAACGAGGTTAAGACGGGTTAACTATATCTGGAAAGACGTGTATTTATTTCATTGCGTTAAAATGGTGAAAAGGTGTCCAGCAGACAAAAGAGTCTCCGCATGGAGTTGGATGAGCGAATCGTTGATTTCTGTAGGCAAATTGCCAATTCCAAGCATATAAGCGGTGTCTGCCTATGTGGGTACACGTTTGGCTCCTTTGAAAGGACAAAAATGCCGCTGGAGATTTTGCTCGTAGTCAAGGGCTTTAAGCCTATGTTGATGAACTACTTTAGGCTTTTTGATGGCAAGCCAGTCATATTCTATGTTGTTGACAAGTGGATTTTCGAGAGAGATGTGGACAGCGGATTTCTAGGCGAAGCCTTCAGTGTGTACCTCCTTTTCCCCTACAAGCCTCTAGTTGGAGGGGAATACCTAAAAGCGGAAGAGTTTAAGCTTAAAAGACGCTTAATTCTTGAGGCTTTGGAAAACCTTGTTCTGGACTTTCCAGAACTTTCCCATGAAATCCGCATAAAACCAGAATACTTCATGTATGAGGCTATGTTGAGCAGAGCCCGTCTCTTCCCACCATTATATTACGTGATATCCAGCTGTTTACGTGGAGAGACGCGGGAACAGAATATTCAGCGGATTATTAGCGGATACAATGCGGCTATAAGGGAGCTGCGGAAAGAGGGTGTTCTTGAAGATGCTGGTGGCGGTTTCCTTAAAATTTCAAAAGCCTTTATTGATGGCTCTAAAAGTCGGGGGAAGCTGTTCAGAAACCTTTTAAAGTCAACTCAGAAGACTCTCCTCATGACCATTCTAGGAATTTTTCCCAAGATTTTGGCGTTTCTTTCGGAAAACATGACCACTTTGTCGAGGATTCAGCTCTTTGAAAATGAGGGATTGAGGCTTAAAGCGGAATGCGGTATAGAAGACCCCCAGAGATATCTGTTTGTTCCGACGGCTAACGGCTTCGTTTCCCTTGCCGCTAGGATGGGCATAGAAGACTTCGCCAAAAAAGTCCTTAATGTGGCTGAGAGCGCCGTGGTTGATGTTGAGGAGTTGGGCGGAGTTTTAAATGATGTATATCTGGTTAAGGTTTCCTCAAACGGCGAGCAAAAGATCGTCGTTAAAAGTTTTAAGGACTGGTCGGATATCAAGTGGTTCCCATTAACCTTGTGGACTTTTGGCACCAGAACCTTCGCTGTTCTTGGGCGCTCAAGACTTGAAAGGGAATGCTCCATAAATCAGTTTCTCCATTCAAAGGGTTTCGCCGTTCCCCGACTTCTCGGTGTAAGCCATGCTGAAAGACTGGTTTTCATGGAGTACTTGGAGGGTGAACCCCTCGACAAAGTAATAAAGCGAACCTTTGACTTGGCGGCTGAAGGCAGTGACATCCAAGAGGAGTTGAAGGTTTTCAGGAGGGTTGGGGAAACTATTGCAAAAGTTCACGCCCTCAACATAGCCTTAGGCGACACAAAACCGGACAACATATTAATAGGCAAGGACGGAGAAGTCTATCTAATGGATTTTGAGCAAGCTTCCCGCAACGGCGACAAAGCCTGGGACATTGCCGAACTCCTATATTTTATTGGGCATTATGCACCGCCACTAGCTGGGACACAAGTTGCAGAAGCCATCGTGAAGGCTTTTCTTAAAGGCTATTTAGAGGCAGGTGGAGACGTAGAAGCCGTGAGGGCGGCTGGAAAGCCAAAATACACGAAAGTCTTTAGCATTTTCGTTTTCCCCCACATAATTTTAGCCATTTCAAATATTTGCCGAAAAGCAATGCTGGAGGAGCATAACCATGGTTAAAGACGAGACATCCTTAACCTTCTATGGTGGGGTAAACGAAATCGGTGGAAACAAGATCCTCGTGAAAGATGGTAGCACCGCGGTTTTCCTTGACTTTGGGATGTCTTTCGCCTTGAGGAAGCAGTATTATTCGCCTCCCCTCCTATCACCTAAAAGTGAAAAAAGCCTTCAGGAGCTGGGCATACTGCCTAAACTTGACGGGGTTTACCGGTTTGACGATAAACCCCCAGCGGTAAATGCCATCTTTATTTCTCATGGGCATATGGACCATTCTGCCTACCTCTCCTTCGTGAAAAGGGAAATCCCCGTCCACTGCGGCGAAACAACAAAGACAATTCTCACAGCGCTCGGCGAAATCCGCAAGGCAGATTTGGAATTCAATGTGGAGGGCATAGATTTCCACACTTTCAGAACAGGCGACACCATAAAGATTGACGGTTTAGAAATTGAGCCCCTGCATGTTGATCACTCTGTGCCGGGGGCTTATGGCTTCATAATTCACACCTCAAGGGGGACAGTTGCCTACACGGGAGACTTCAGGGATCACGGTGCAAAGGGCGAGATGACCCGGGAGTTTGTGGAGCGGGCTAGGGCGGCTGAGCCCGTGGCTGTTGTTTGTGAAGCCACCAACATGACGAGCGTTTCCGTTTCATCTGAAAGGGAGGTTGAAGCTAAATTAAGCCATATTGTCGGTCAAGCTGACGGCTTGGTGCTTGCGGAATTCGCCTACACAGACGTGGACAGACTTAACTCGTTCTACAGAGCAGCCCTTAAAAACAACCGGTGCTTGGCTGTTTCACTGCGACAAGCCTACTTAATTGAGGCGTTGAGCAGCGACCGGAAGCTTCGCATTCCAAAGCTTAGCGATGAGGGGATCCTCATCTTTCGAAAGTCGAAGGAGCGCCTATATGCTTGGGAAAAACAAATCCTTGAGCGCTATCCAGACAAGGTTGTGGACGCCGAACGGGTTTCGAAGCGCCAACAAAACATAATCTTGACAATGTCCCTTTACGATTTGGAGCAGCTGGTGGAAATCCAACCCCGACCCGGAAGCTGCTATATATTCTCTTCTTCCGAGCCCTTCAATGAGGAGATGGAGATAGACTTTGAAAGGCTTGTTAACTGGCTTAGGCATTATGGCTTGCCGCAATATCATGTGCACGTTTCCGGACACATAACGCCATTAAGGCTTAAGGCTTGCCTCAAAGAAATTAACGCCAAAAAAGTTTTTCCAGTGCACACGGAAAACGCCGGGCTTTTCGCTAGGTTCATGCAGGACCTCAAAAGCCAAATTGTGGTAACCGAGAAAGGCAGAGAATACCCGCTTTAGGACGTTAACTATATCTTTTGGAAGGTCCAATTAGCTCCTATGATAACCATTATTGGTGCTGGACGCGTTGGAAGCGCCGCAGCTTTCAATGTTTTAAGGTACCGAATAAGCGATGTTGTGTTAATCGACATTTTTGAGAATTTAGCGAAGGGCGAAGCCTTGGACATGATGCAGACAGCCCCCGCCCTAGAGTTTGACGGCAAAATCATCGGGACAAGCGACTACAGTCAAATGAAAGGCTCAGAGCTGGTCATCATAACTGCTGGTGAGTCGCGAAAACCTGGAATGAGTCGCCTCGACTTGATGCGGAAAAACGCGGGTATAGTGCGGTCCATAGTGCGGGAAGTCGTGAAATACGCGCCCAACTGCAAAATCATGATGGTTACGAATCCCGTTGACGTTATGACATACATAGCCTACAAAGAATCTGGCTTTGAGCGAAATCGTGTCTTTGGAATGGGCAACATTCTTGACACGTTACGTTTTAGGTCTTATATCGCTTTAGAGTTGGGTGTTTCAAGGGAGGACATCCGGGCACTTGTGATAGGCGAACATGGCGACTCCATGGTTCCATTGGCGGAATACGCGTCGGTAGCGGGCATCCCCATAATGCGCCTTCTTTCAAAGGAGCAAATTGAAAAAATCATAAACCTAACCATAACATCGGGCGCGGAGGTAATAAAACTTAAGGGTTCAACGGTCCACGCGCCAGCCGCCGCCATAGCCATCATGGCTGACGCTATATTGCGCGGCAGAAACCGTGTCATGGGAGTGTCCACGTACCTTCAGGGTGAGTATGGCTTCCATGATGTTGCCATAGGCGTGCCCGTTGTTTTGGGCAGAAGCGGTGTTGAACGCATTTTAGAGCTTGAGCTTCTGCCCGAAACTCGGAAACGCCTAGAAAAATCTGTTGCAGTAATTAAGGAGGCTATCCGTGAACTGGAGGCTTCCTAACATTTATTGGCTTGTTTTCAAGCTAATAGCGACTACCCTCTATAGTTTTGGTTGATTTTGAGTTTTTAGTTTTGGTTTTGAAGATTAATCATAAGGCTATGTCGTTGTTTTGGATTCGTAACCTATAAGTTGAGGCATCAAATCTTAATACATGCGATAAAAATGAAAACAGCAACCGCCGACAAACTAAACCGACGCCTCCAAATCCTAATCCACACATTAGGCTTAAGCTGCCTAGGCGGAGCCATATTCCTCCAAATACTAGTTTTCACGGATATACTCCAACACGGCTACTTCATGGCTGTGGAAAACAACCCAGCCATCCTAGCATTCGAAATAGCCCTCACATTTTTCGCCCTTATCTACTTCCTATACATGTATCAGCGGTTTATACGCTCAATAAAATAGCCGAAAATAAACATAATTCTTAAAAAAGCAACACGCCAAAAACACCAAATAACAAAAGAAGAACCATAAAACTGTTAAATAAACCCACTGGAAATATTCGGGTTTTAAATTAGGTGTGGATGTTGAATGAATGAAAGAGTGATTGCCTCTTTAACCTTATGTCTAAGTTTGTTTCTCGCTGTGGTATGCGCTGATGTTGGGGTGCAAGCCCCAACCAGCGAAATCGAAACGTTCTTTGATTCAAAAATTCCCGGTATGAGAATACAAGTCAACGGAACATCGACAACTAAACCCACAGAAAGTATAACCTTCAACTTGAGCATAACCCCTGATGCTCAAATGGAAGTCAAAATCACCTCAATAAGCCTAAAAATCTGCGGCTTTGAGAACGGAACAAGTAAAGCCATAATCTACACCAATAACTGGGGGAACTTCAAGCTTACAGGAGCTGAAATTTATAGCGATAGCTTTCACGTCCCAGAGCGGGTTTGGGGCGTAGCCTACGGCGAAATAACCCTAAACTACAACATTACAATCACTGATCAGCTTGGCACGCACCACTATGCCTTTCAAGGGATCACTTTGGGCTTTACCATGACCCGCATAGAAAACGTTTATCTCAAGTCGCTTGAGGAGCAGCTTGAAAATCTGAAGGATACTATTGACGGGTTAAATCAGACTTTTAGGGATTGTTTTGGCAGGAATCTCACCCGTGATGAGCTTTTGAATCTTAATCAGACTCTTTGGGAACTTCAGCGGGACTATGAGGCTCTTAGGGGTGTTAAGAGCGAATTGGACAACACACGGACGGCTATGGTTTTCTTGGCCGTCGTCGCGGTCTTCTTTGTGGCTACGACGGCTTATCTTGTTTTTCGGAAGCCTAAGGACTACTTTTAGCTTCTCTATTCTTTTTTGTGGAGGTTTTGGGCTGCTATGAAGGTTAAGCCTTTCTCTGTTAGGGCTTTCGCCGTTCTGTTTACAGCGTCATGCTTATCCAAGTAGTTGGCAAGCAGTTTTGGCATTAGCCCCTTCTCAATTATCTCCTTTTTCGGCATGAAGTAGTCTAGTATGTCTGATGGGTGATCGCGGGTTTGCTCTATTTCTGGCGGTGCACCCTCGTGTTTGGCGCTTATGTTTTTCACGTGATCCGCTATTTCCAGCAGTTCACCGAGGCGGTCGTAGGGCTGGCGCACTATGCTCTTGTAGGCTTCTGTTATGTGGTGTTCTATGCGTACGGTGTCCTCGAAGCCGAGGGCTTTGCGGGTGTAGGCTGCCAATTCAATGGTGTGATTGTTCACGGAGTTGGATAGGTTAAAGCCAGCTAGTGGTGTTGTGCCGTCCTCTCGGCTGAAAAGCTTCGCCATCACTAGAATCCATAGAATCGAGTAGGGGTTGTCGGTTCCGAGAAAAACTGAGATTTTAAACTCTATGTCTATTCCAAGCTTGTGCAG
Coding sequences:
- a CDS encoding ATP-binding cassette domain-containing protein, translated to MSTIIRIENLTKKFGTFTAVDHLNLEIEEGEILGLLGPNGAGKTTTILMLATVIKPTEGTAYVGGYDIRKNPDKVRELLGVAFQEPKMLWVSTPWDVVNWHAKVCGLSTQERKKRVREVLEALDMWEYRHRSVHALSGGMRKRVEIAKVLIQRPKIAVVDEPTAQIDVVGKHKIWRMLRELCDEGTTIILATNELYEADVLSDRVGIMHRGKLLVCDTPQRLKDSIVGGDIVEIKFEAEPSPETVEELSHFKEVVKVIRAGASTLRLYLNKVEEVVPKIMEELMKEGAAVSSIRMSEPSLDDVFAHYTGLTLEEAEKGGH
- a CDS encoding ABC transporter permease; the encoded protein is MERDVRLFFQYKVMVIMRAIWFVSQIAFFGLIASRMVAVEDYFRYYVGGLSVMTLYSAAIFIGFDIYEEAEHGVFEYLLSLPVTRRQLVLGRSIGGGLRAFIYVAPLMCIALYVIGIANPLNFLIALFSLFLFAFGVSGMSITLAVAIKSSDRFDILMGVLDALIVRLSTAMYPLSFVKEANPLYGWIANFNPVTYAAELFRWGAGIESLISFDNPLLPLLGIVMFFGFFMFVGIVLYDKSIEGGGWR
- a CDS encoding ABC transporter permease; the encoded protein is MAVKRHIVYILENDFRNFFRYKWWLVGLISMNLADLFIMAIVYNRMLNPEIIQQIKSYFNFFAPGLTVTGLFASAFMIGREVNMEKRREVHQYLLSLPMTRFELAFGRVLSGGLRGMMYMSPLLLTCFAFVGLPTLTQFFIILCVLFFLAMGISGLSIAIAVSTRSIDKFVTARGLVYYLLFFCSSVFYPFSLIEQLGREGKFPLFLVQFARINPLSNASDLIRSFLLGTPSFSPEMIISVLVFSVVFTGLAAFAYIKLIERA
- a CDS encoding CoA-binding protein; amino-acid sequence: MCSVKTLFEPKTVLLVGSSRVKEKVGLASPWLFENIIYNMRKFFKGKIYILDIDGKAGFGSIEELPEIPELAVVMLPPRDSLRYVEGCAASGVKAFILITGGYKDDQRRQLLKVKEEYGVRILGPNTVMGVINTANGLNTTFERDVMPKRGNIAIISQSGGVGACLLDWACFYGVGLSKVAFMGDKVDVDDADMVKYFGEDAETRVICLYMEGVKNGRRFIEEARKVVGRKPIIALKGGATQESAHRARSHTASMAGADEVFDAAFKKAGIIRVGDVEELMNAALALSKQPPMMGDNVAIVSNVGGPAILAADAVVRNNLKLARLSERTKNEIEKAYPGVDAVNPIDLIADARAERFQKVLDLVLADENVDGVLVINMLKSCFFEPEDAKVIPEVAAKHPYKPVVDVPAGGEDFKLVYDVIGESPIPLYNLPEKGVKALKALRLYGKILNEVKTG
- a CDS encoding lipopolysaccharide kinase InaA family protein; protein product: MSSRQKSLRMELDERIVDFCRQIANSKHISGVCLCGYTFGSFERTKMPLEILLVVKGFKPMLMNYFRLFDGKPVIFYVVDKWIFERDVDSGFLGEAFSVYLLFPYKPLVGGEYLKAEEFKLKRRLILEALENLVLDFPELSHEIRIKPEYFMYEAMLSRARLFPPLYYVISSCLRGETREQNIQRIISGYNAAIRELRKEGVLEDAGGGFLKISKAFIDGSKSRGKLFRNLLKSTQKTLLMTILGIFPKILAFLSENMTTLSRIQLFENEGLRLKAECGIEDPQRYLFVPTANGFVSLAARMGIEDFAKKVLNVAESAVVDVEELGGVLNDVYLVKVSSNGEQKIVVKSFKDWSDIKWFPLTLWTFGTRTFAVLGRSRLERECSINQFLHSKGFAVPRLLGVSHAERLVFMEYLEGEPLDKVIKRTFDLAAEGSDIQEELKVFRRVGETIAKVHALNIALGDTKPDNILIGKDGEVYLMDFEQASRNGDKAWDIAELLYFIGHYAPPLAGTQVAEAIVKAFLKGYLEAGGDVEAVRAAGKPKYTKVFSIFVFPHIILAISNICRKAMLEEHNHG
- a CDS encoding MBL fold metallo-hydrolase, which encodes MVKDETSLTFYGGVNEIGGNKILVKDGSTAVFLDFGMSFALRKQYYSPPLLSPKSEKSLQELGILPKLDGVYRFDDKPPAVNAIFISHGHMDHSAYLSFVKREIPVHCGETTKTILTALGEIRKADLEFNVEGIDFHTFRTGDTIKIDGLEIEPLHVDHSVPGAYGFIIHTSRGTVAYTGDFRDHGAKGEMTREFVERARAAEPVAVVCEATNMTSVSVSSEREVEAKLSHIVGQADGLVLAEFAYTDVDRLNSFYRAALKNNRCLAVSLRQAYLIEALSSDRKLRIPKLSDEGILIFRKSKERLYAWEKQILERYPDKVVDAERVSKRQQNIILTMSLYDLEQLVEIQPRPGSCYIFSSSEPFNEEMEIDFERLVNWLRHYGLPQYHVHVSGHITPLRLKACLKEINAKKVFPVHTENAGLFARFMQDLKSQIVVTEKGREYPL
- the mdh gene encoding malate dehydrogenase; this encodes MITIIGAGRVGSAAAFNVLRYRISDVVLIDIFENLAKGEALDMMQTAPALEFDGKIIGTSDYSQMKGSELVIITAGESRKPGMSRLDLMRKNAGIVRSIVREVVKYAPNCKIMMVTNPVDVMTYIAYKESGFERNRVFGMGNILDTLRFRSYIALELGVSREDIRALVIGEHGDSMVPLAEYASVAGIPIMRLLSKEQIEKIINLTITSGAEVIKLKGSTVHAPAAAIAIMADAILRGRNRVMGVSTYLQGEYGFHDVAIGVPVVLGRSGVERILELELLPETRKRLEKSVAVIKEAIRELEAS